One region of Marivirga arenosa genomic DNA includes:
- a CDS encoding L-histidine N(alpha)-methyltransferase, producing the protein MTTTTTENISFSVADAVKDGLSKKEKTLPSWLFYDAEGDRLFQKIMNMPEYYLTNCEYDIFQKYKNDLLNLITKETNKFSLIEFGAGDGLKTEILLKHFVENDTNFSYKPVDISENVIQLLQNRMEKSIPDLDITPINKEYFSALDEFNEARTNPCIVLFMGGNIGNFEMEDAQSFVNKIAAKLRTGDRFILGFDLKKDPQMILDAYNDAGGITRQFNMNLLKRMNNELDADFDSSAFKHFPTYDPQTGTTKSFLISQKKQEVNLNAIDTIISFDKWEPIHVEISQKFDSEMINEMATKAGLSVEKYFYDDQEYFTDVVMRKL; encoded by the coding sequence ATGACAACAACTACTACCGAAAATATTAGCTTTTCTGTAGCCGATGCGGTTAAAGATGGCTTATCAAAAAAAGAAAAAACATTACCCAGTTGGTTATTTTATGATGCAGAAGGAGATCGACTCTTTCAAAAAATCATGAATATGCCAGAGTATTATCTCACAAACTGTGAGTATGACATTTTTCAGAAGTATAAAAATGATTTACTGAACCTCATAACGAAGGAAACAAATAAGTTTAGCTTAATAGAATTCGGGGCAGGTGATGGCTTAAAAACAGAAATACTGTTAAAGCATTTTGTAGAAAATGACACTAATTTCAGCTACAAACCTGTAGATATATCAGAAAATGTTATTCAACTGCTACAGAATAGAATGGAAAAGTCAATTCCCGATTTAGATATCACTCCAATAAATAAAGAATATTTCTCAGCATTGGATGAGTTTAATGAAGCTAGAACTAATCCTTGTATTGTACTATTTATGGGAGGAAATATTGGGAATTTTGAAATGGAAGATGCTCAATCTTTCGTAAATAAAATTGCCGCAAAATTAAGAACTGGGGATCGCTTTATTCTCGGATTTGACTTGAAAAAGGATCCACAAATGATTTTAGATGCATATAATGATGCAGGTGGAATCACCCGACAATTTAATATGAATTTGCTTAAGCGAATGAATAATGAATTGGATGCTGATTTTGATAGTTCTGCATTCAAGCATTTCCCAACTTATGACCCGCAAACAGGGACAACCAAAAGCTTTTTAATTTCACAAAAAAAACAAGAAGTGAATTTAAACGCTATCGACACTATCATCTCATTTGATAAATGGGAACCTATACATGTTGAGATATCCCAAAAGTTTGATTCGGAAATGATTAACGAAATGGCTACTAAAGCAGGATTATCAGTTGAAAAATACTTTTATGATGATCAAGAATATTTTACTGATGTAGTGATGAGAAAGTTATAA
- the rsgA gene encoding ribosome small subunit-dependent GTPase A, which produces MKGRVYKSTGSWYTVLAEGKFYECRLRGKMRLDEEKVTNPVAVGDWVEITPENEKEAIIKEVLPRENYIIRKSTRKKRHSHRLAANIDQAVLVVTLAFPRTSLGFIDRFLVSCESFRIPAVLVFNKSDLLDDEALEYYEALKFDYEELGYKVLLVSAEKNEGIEDLKKVLEGKTSLFSGHSGVGKSTLLNLISPHIDQRIGEVSESVGKGVHTTTFAEMFEAWENTFVIDTPGIKELGLWDIGDEELSHYFPEMREYIGECKFNNCTHTHEPGCAFRAAMEEGKIAPSRYESYLSILEDEDSHR; this is translated from the coding sequence ATGAAAGGAAGAGTTTATAAATCTACGGGTAGTTGGTACACTGTTTTGGCCGAGGGGAAGTTTTATGAATGTAGATTAAGGGGGAAGATGCGTTTAGATGAGGAAAAGGTTACTAATCCTGTAGCGGTAGGGGATTGGGTAGAGATAACTCCTGAAAATGAGAAAGAAGCCATAATTAAAGAAGTTCTTCCTCGCGAAAATTATATAATACGTAAATCAACCCGTAAGAAAAGGCATAGCCACAGGCTTGCTGCTAATATAGATCAGGCTGTTTTGGTAGTGACTTTAGCCTTTCCAAGAACTAGTTTAGGATTTATTGATCGTTTTTTAGTGAGTTGTGAATCCTTTCGAATTCCAGCCGTATTGGTATTTAATAAATCAGATTTGCTTGATGATGAGGCTTTAGAATATTACGAAGCTTTAAAATTTGATTATGAAGAATTGGGCTATAAAGTTTTATTAGTCTCCGCAGAGAAAAATGAAGGGATAGAGGATTTGAAAAAAGTTTTAGAAGGGAAGACTTCTTTATTTTCAGGCCACTCTGGAGTGGGTAAATCTACTTTACTAAATCTTATTTCTCCTCACATCGATCAAAGAATTGGAGAGGTATCTGAATCAGTAGGAAAAGGGGTACATACCACTACTTTTGCGGAAATGTTTGAAGCCTGGGAAAACACATTTGTAATTGATACTCCAGGTATTAAAGAATTAGGTTTATGGGATATAGGAGATGAGGAACTGAGTCATTACTTCCCAGAAATGAGAGAATATATTGGAGAGTGTAAATTTAATAATTGTACCCATACCCATGAGCCAGGTTGTGCTTTTAGAGCAGCAATGGAAGAAGGAAAAATAGCCCCCAGTAGATATGAGAGCTATTTAAGTATTTTGGAGGATGAGGATAGTCATAGATGA
- a CDS encoding 3-deoxy-D-manno-octulosonic acid transferase — protein MGELFYRFGISLLGIGVKIHSLFNTKSKKFVEGRRNLFEQLENRFSQVNQNVVWFHCASLGEFEQARPIIEAFKQQYPDYFILLTFFSPSGYEVRKNYEGADYVNYMPLDTASNAKLFVEITKPKIAFFIKYEFWHYHLKALSNSDCWVYSISAIFRANQRFFKFYGGFHRKILHHFDHIFVQNKKVESLLKGINLHNVTISGDTRFDRVYSISQNVKSIKLFDDFARNEKVLIGGSTWEEDIKVMAPFLKEYPDWKAIIAPHDISEKNLKLHEQLIGGSSERFTKIDGVIKTETKVIIIDNIGLLSSLYQYGTIAFIGGAYGDGLHNTLEAACFRMPIFFGDQNYMKFQEAVDLIRLKAAYPLKDSQEFISIFNSADFDLEKASNSALKYVDENIGATQIILNHIAPIIDKLEIAS, from the coding sequence ATGGGCGAGTTATTCTATCGATTTGGGATAAGTTTATTAGGTATTGGAGTGAAAATTCATTCACTGTTCAATACAAAATCTAAAAAGTTTGTTGAAGGCCGCAGAAATTTATTTGAGCAATTAGAGAATCGATTCAGTCAAGTTAATCAAAATGTGGTTTGGTTTCATTGTGCATCTTTAGGAGAGTTTGAACAGGCTAGGCCAATCATTGAAGCTTTCAAACAGCAATATCCTGACTATTTTATTTTACTCACTTTTTTTTCACCTTCTGGTTATGAGGTAAGAAAGAATTACGAAGGCGCGGATTATGTGAACTATATGCCTTTAGATACTGCCAGTAATGCAAAACTATTTGTGGAAATAACTAAGCCAAAAATTGCTTTTTTTATAAAGTATGAATTTTGGCATTATCACCTAAAAGCTTTATCCAATTCAGATTGCTGGGTTTATTCTATTTCTGCCATTTTTCGAGCTAATCAAAGGTTTTTTAAATTTTATGGTGGCTTTCATAGAAAAATATTACATCATTTTGATCATATTTTTGTTCAGAACAAAAAAGTAGAGTCCCTCTTAAAAGGGATAAATCTTCATAATGTCACCATAAGTGGAGATACTAGATTTGATAGAGTTTATTCCATTTCTCAAAATGTTAAATCAATTAAGTTATTTGATGATTTTGCTAGAAATGAAAAAGTATTGATAGGAGGGAGCACTTGGGAGGAAGATATTAAAGTGATGGCTCCATTTTTAAAAGAATATCCAGACTGGAAAGCCATAATAGCACCTCACGATATTTCTGAAAAGAATTTGAAATTACATGAACAACTAATTGGTGGATCATCTGAAAGGTTTACTAAAATTGATGGTGTTATTAAGACTGAAACAAAAGTGATCATTATAGATAATATAGGCTTACTCTCTTCTCTCTATCAATACGGTACAATAGCTTTTATTGGTGGTGCTTATGGAGATGGATTACACAATACATTAGAAGCAGCTTGCTTTAGAATGCCAATCTTTTTTGGAGATCAAAATTATATGAAGTTTCAAGAAGCAGTAGATCTGATAAGACTTAAAGCGGCTTATCCATTAAAAGATTCGCAGGAATTTATCTCAATATTTAACAGTGCTGATTTTGATTTGGAAAAGGCTTCCAATTCGGCCCTAAAATATGTGGATGAGAATATTGGAGCCACTCAAATTATTTTGAATCATATTGCTCCCATAATCGACAAATTAGAAATTGCATCATGA
- a CDS encoding DUF4199 domain-containing protein: MKKRLIEIKWGLIFVIMMLLWMYFEKAMGWHDVNIADHATYTNLVAIPSILIYVFALIDKRKKHFDNVMSWKQGFISGLIITAVVVILTPLSQLITHELITPDYFENVSAYAVNQGQKTNEEALQYFNLGNYLWQAMIGAAVLGIFTSALVALFVRESS; encoded by the coding sequence ATGAAGAAGCGCCTAATTGAAATTAAATGGGGATTAATTTTCGTTATCATGATGCTCCTTTGGATGTACTTCGAAAAAGCTATGGGTTGGCATGATGTAAATATTGCTGATCATGCTACCTATACTAACTTAGTAGCTATTCCTTCCATTTTGATTTATGTCTTTGCATTGATAGATAAGAGAAAAAAGCATTTTGATAATGTAATGAGCTGGAAACAAGGCTTTATTTCTGGTTTAATTATAACAGCAGTAGTAGTGATTTTAACTCCTTTAAGTCAGCTCATAACCCATGAATTGATCACGCCAGATTACTTTGAAAACGTAAGTGCTTATGCTGTTAATCAAGGTCAAAAGACTAATGAAGAAGCGCTTCAATACTTTAATTTAGGTAATTACCTTTGGCAAGCTATGATAGGTGCGGCAGTCTTAGGTATATTTACTTCAGCATTAGTTGCATTATTTGTTAGAGAAAGTTCATAA
- a CDS encoding DMT family transporter, whose product MNKKWHVHGALAIVGLIYGGNYVIAKGVMPDYMSPNAFILLRATIATILFWIYHALTSTEKVIRKKDYLHFAKCAIFGVMGNQLIFFNGLSLTSPVNASIIMTANPIIVLLISFWLLNEKISWRKIIGISLGAIGVILLVLNKEVSIENDAFLGDIFIFLNATFYGIYLVMVKPLMQRYEPITVVKWVFLFGTIMIIPFGIFPITKVDFSSFPTEIWSSIVYVIIGTTFLAYLLNAMALKHVNSTIVGYYIYLQPVFATFITIMLGQETFKWEKALFALMIFFGVYLVSQQKRTKNEEAPN is encoded by the coding sequence ATGAATAAAAAGTGGCACGTACATGGGGCTTTAGCAATAGTAGGCTTAATATATGGTGGTAATTATGTGATCGCAAAAGGCGTTATGCCTGATTACATGAGTCCTAATGCTTTTATCTTATTAAGAGCTACAATAGCCACTATTTTGTTTTGGATTTATCATGCTTTAACATCTACAGAAAAAGTAATCAGAAAGAAGGATTATTTACATTTTGCCAAATGTGCAATTTTTGGAGTAATGGGTAATCAACTAATATTTTTTAATGGATTGAGTTTAACAAGTCCTGTAAATGCCAGTATTATCATGACGGCAAATCCTATTATTGTATTATTGATTTCCTTTTGGCTATTAAATGAAAAAATAAGCTGGCGGAAAATTATTGGTATTTCACTCGGTGCTATTGGTGTGATCCTATTAGTATTGAATAAGGAGGTGAGCATAGAAAATGATGCTTTTTTAGGTGACATCTTTATTTTCTTAAATGCTACTTTTTATGGTATTTACTTGGTAATGGTAAAACCATTGATGCAAAGATATGAACCCATTACTGTTGTGAAATGGGTGTTTTTATTTGGAACCATCATGATTATTCCATTTGGGATTTTCCCTATCACTAAAGTTGATTTTTCTTCATTTCCTACGGAAATCTGGAGTAGTATTGTTTATGTTATCATCGGTACTACTTTTTTAGCCTATTTATTAAATGCTATGGCTTTGAAGCATGTTAATTCTACCATTGTTGGTTACTATATTTATTTACAGCCTGTTTTCGCAACTTTCATTACGATTATGCTCGGGCAAGAGACTTTCAAATGGGAGAAAGCCTTATTTGCTTTGATGATATTTTTTGGAGTATATTTAGTAAGTCAACAAAAAAGAACCAAAAATGAAGAAGCGCCTAATTGA
- a CDS encoding replication-associated recombination protein A has translation MMFGEEKPLAERMRPTKLEELVGQKHLVGDKGVLRLTIAQGKVPSMIFWGPPGVGKTTIANIIANQVKAPFQTLSAISAGVKDVREVIQRASRSGKIILFIDEIHRFNKSQQDALLGAVEKGVITLIGATTENPSFEVNSALLSRCQVYTLKALELDDLKGLLHNAMEEDDKLKEKKITITDYEALIQLSGGDARKLLNLFELVTDAFSSDEEIEITNEKVREIAQNKMAVYDKSGEQHYDIISAFIKSIRGSDPNAALYWLARMIEGGEDVKFIARRLLISASEDIGLANPNALLIATNTFQAVSMIGYPEAEIILSQCVTYLACSPKSNASYLAIKKARQLVRETGDLSVPLHLRNAPTKLMKDMNYGAGYKYPHDFSGNYTYQEYMPNEISKNTLYEPQDNVREKDFRQKLKNLWRKKYDYD, from the coding sequence ATGATGTTTGGAGAAGAAAAACCATTAGCTGAAAGAATGCGTCCCACCAAGCTTGAAGAATTAGTTGGTCAAAAACATTTGGTTGGGGATAAAGGGGTTTTAAGGCTTACCATTGCTCAAGGAAAAGTACCTTCTATGATTTTCTGGGGACCTCCAGGAGTGGGTAAAACTACAATTGCCAATATCATTGCCAATCAAGTGAAAGCACCTTTCCAGACTTTAAGTGCAATTAGTGCAGGCGTAAAGGATGTTAGAGAAGTAATTCAGCGAGCCTCGCGATCTGGTAAAATCATTCTTTTCATTGATGAGATTCATCGATTTAATAAGTCACAACAGGATGCTTTATTGGGAGCCGTTGAAAAAGGTGTGATTACGCTAATAGGCGCAACTACTGAAAACCCATCATTTGAAGTAAACTCCGCATTATTATCTCGCTGTCAAGTTTATACCTTAAAGGCACTTGAATTAGATGACTTAAAAGGATTGCTTCATAACGCAATGGAAGAAGATGATAAACTAAAAGAAAAAAAAATAACAATCACTGACTATGAGGCACTGATCCAGCTTTCAGGAGGTGATGCACGAAAATTACTTAATTTATTCGAATTAGTAACCGATGCTTTTTCATCCGATGAAGAAATTGAGATCACAAATGAAAAAGTAAGAGAAATTGCTCAAAATAAAATGGCTGTATATGATAAGTCTGGAGAGCAACATTATGATATCATATCCGCATTTATAAAAAGTATTAGGGGTAGTGATCCAAATGCCGCTTTGTACTGGTTAGCCAGAATGATTGAAGGTGGTGAAGATGTTAAATTTATTGCTAGAAGATTATTAATCTCTGCTTCAGAAGATATTGGCCTAGCAAACCCAAATGCTTTGCTCATAGCTACCAATACTTTTCAGGCCGTTAGCATGATTGGATATCCAGAAGCTGAAATAATTCTTTCGCAATGTGTTACCTATCTTGCATGTTCTCCTAAAAGTAATGCCTCCTATTTAGCCATTAAAAAAGCAAGGCAATTGGTTCGTGAAACTGGCGATTTATCAGTTCCTCTTCATTTAAGAAATGCTCCTACAAAATTGATGAAAGACATGAATTATGGAGCCGGATATAAGTATCCTCATGATTTTTCCGGGAATTATACCTATCAAGAGTACATGCCGAATGAAATTAGTAAAAACACCCTTTACGAGCCACAGGACAATGTTAGGGAAAAGGATTTTCGACAAAAGCTTAAAAATCTCTGGCGAAAAAAGTATGATTATGACTAA
- a CDS encoding HNH endonuclease, with protein sequence MDPKLEKWKEIEFNVDLPHAKYEVSNYGRIKSYSTRENGKIIKGSNVNGYQAIMVRFDKRITQSYYVHRLVAESFIPKDSDDQVYVTHLDYDKSNNHISNLKWVSERQLADHNNKNPKVLKKRVTGYKLTESDVKVIKKMLKNEKTRYSQIARQFGITHTQLNRIRKGHNWGHVTIDD encoded by the coding sequence ATGGATCCAAAACTGGAAAAGTGGAAAGAGATCGAGTTTAATGTTGATCTGCCTCACGCAAAATATGAAGTCTCCAATTACGGCAGAATTAAAAGCTATTCTACTCGTGAAAATGGAAAGATAATTAAAGGCTCAAATGTAAACGGCTATCAGGCCATAATGGTAAGATTCGATAAAAGAATTACTCAAAGCTATTATGTTCACCGCTTAGTTGCAGAATCATTTATTCCAAAAGACAGTGATGACCAAGTTTATGTAACTCACCTAGATTATGATAAATCAAATAATCACATCAGTAACTTAAAGTGGGTTTCTGAAAGACAATTGGCTGATCACAATAATAAAAACCCTAAGGTTTTGAAGAAAAGAGTGACTGGTTATAAATTAACAGAGTCAGATGTTAAAGTGATTAAGAAAATGTTGAAGAACGAGAAAACGCGCTACAGTCAGATAGCTCGTCAATTCGGGATCACTCATACTCAGTTAAACCGAATAAGAAAAGGACATAACTGGGGGCACGTGACAATCGATGATTAA
- a CDS encoding serine hydroxymethyltransferase, which produces MQRDNLIFDLIKKEQKRQEEGIELIASENFTSPEVMEAMGSVLTNKYAEGLPGKRYYGGCEVVDEIENLAIDRVKELFGASWANVQPHSGAQANAAVMLACLNPGDKILGFDLSHGGHLTHGSTVNFSGKLYQPSFYGVEEETGLIDWDKVEATAKKEKPKMIICGASAYSREWNYKKLREIADEVGAILLADISHPSGLIARGLLDDPLDYCHIVTTTTHKTLRGPRGGLIMMRDDFENPFGYKNPKGELRKMTQLLDSGVFPGTQGGPLEHVIAAKAVAFGQCLTDEYFNYILQVKKNAEVMAKAFMEKDYKIISGGTDNHLMLIDLRSKGITGKVAEAVLGEADITINKNMVPFDDKSPFVTSGMRIGTVAVTTRGLVESDMEKIVNFIDTVITNHEDKAQIASIKKEINEWMVEFPLFK; this is translated from the coding sequence ATGCAGAGAGATAATTTAATATTTGACCTTATAAAAAAGGAGCAAAAAAGACAAGAGGAAGGGATTGAACTAATTGCTTCTGAAAACTTTACGTCACCAGAAGTAATGGAAGCTATGGGTAGTGTGCTGACCAACAAATATGCTGAAGGCTTACCCGGAAAAAGATATTATGGTGGTTGCGAAGTGGTTGATGAAATTGAAAACTTAGCGATAGATAGAGTAAAAGAGCTATTTGGTGCTTCTTGGGCTAATGTTCAACCTCACTCAGGGGCTCAAGCTAATGCTGCAGTTATGCTTGCTTGTCTTAATCCTGGAGACAAAATTTTAGGGTTTGATTTATCACATGGAGGTCATTTAACGCATGGATCAACAGTCAATTTCTCTGGAAAATTATATCAACCCTCTTTCTACGGTGTAGAAGAAGAAACTGGTCTTATTGATTGGGATAAGGTTGAAGCTACTGCTAAGAAAGAAAAACCAAAGATGATTATCTGCGGTGCTTCTGCTTACAGCAGAGAATGGAATTATAAAAAGTTAAGAGAAATAGCAGATGAAGTTGGAGCTATTTTGTTAGCTGATATCTCTCACCCAAGTGGCTTAATCGCAAGAGGATTGTTAGATGATCCATTGGATTATTGCCATATCGTAACTACCACTACGCACAAAACATTAAGAGGCCCAAGAGGTGGATTAATAATGATGCGTGATGATTTCGAAAACCCATTTGGATATAAAAATCCAAAAGGCGAGTTACGCAAAATGACTCAATTATTAGATTCTGGTGTTTTTCCTGGAACTCAAGGTGGACCATTAGAACATGTGATTGCTGCAAAAGCAGTAGCCTTCGGACAATGCTTAACCGATGAATATTTCAATTACATCCTTCAAGTAAAGAAAAATGCTGAAGTTATGGCAAAAGCATTTATGGAGAAAGATTATAAAATCATATCAGGTGGAACTGATAACCATTTAATGCTTATTGATTTAAGGTCTAAAGGCATAACTGGTAAAGTAGCTGAAGCTGTTTTAGGTGAAGCTGATATTACCATTAATAAAAATATGGTACCTTTTGATGATAAATCTCCATTTGTAACTTCTGGCATGAGAATAGGTACTGTAGCAGTGACGACCAGAGGCTTGGTAGAAAGTGATATGGAAAAAATAGTAAACTTTATAGACACTGTAATTACGAATCATGAAGATAAAGCGCAGATAGCTTCTATAAAGAAAGAAATTAATGAATGGATGGTAGAGTTTCCTTTGTTTAAATAA
- the tatC gene encoding twin-arginine translocase subunit TatC yields MPADQPQAEMSFLDHLEAFRWHIVRALSAVVIFSIIAFASKEFVFGTLILGPSRPDFWFYQMACKLGETVANSTAFCIDDLPFIIQSRKMTGQFSMHITSSVVLGIIVAFPYFFWEMWRFVSPALYENEKKTSRGATFFVSLLFLSGVLFGYYIVSPISINFLANYQVDPSVLNEFDITSYVSTVTMLVLACGLMFQLPMVILFMSKAGIIDPQSLRNYRKIAIVVILVISAFITPPDPISQILISLPLLLLYEISIYISAIIHKKKQKKEAEELKKLKEH; encoded by the coding sequence ATGCCTGCAGATCAACCACAAGCGGAGATGAGCTTTTTGGATCATCTGGAAGCCTTTCGGTGGCATATCGTAAGGGCTTTATCCGCAGTAGTAATATTTTCAATTATTGCCTTTGCTTCCAAAGAATTTGTATTTGGAACCTTAATTTTAGGCCCTTCAAGACCTGATTTTTGGTTTTACCAAATGGCTTGCAAGCTAGGCGAAACTGTTGCTAATTCAACTGCCTTTTGTATTGATGATTTACCTTTCATTATTCAAAGTAGGAAAATGACTGGGCAGTTTAGTATGCATATCACCTCTTCTGTTGTGCTTGGGATAATTGTAGCTTTCCCTTATTTTTTCTGGGAAATGTGGCGTTTTGTTAGTCCTGCACTTTATGAAAACGAAAAAAAGACCAGCAGAGGTGCTACATTCTTTGTGAGCTTATTGTTTTTATCAGGTGTACTATTTGGCTATTATATAGTATCTCCAATATCAATAAACTTCCTAGCAAATTATCAAGTTGATCCGAGCGTACTTAATGAATTTGACATCACCTCTTATGTATCGACTGTAACCATGTTGGTATTAGCTTGTGGTTTGATGTTTCAATTACCTATGGTAATTTTATTCATGAGTAAGGCAGGGATTATAGATCCTCAGTCATTAAGAAATTACCGGAAAATTGCGATTGTAGTAATACTTGTGATCAGCGCATTTATAACGCCTCCAGATCCCATAAGTCAAATTTTAATTTCTTTACCATTGCTATTATTGTATGAAATCAGTATTTATATTTCAGCAATTATCCATAAGAAAAAGCAAAAGAAAGAGGCTGAAGAATTAAAGAAATTAAAAGAGCACTAA
- a CDS encoding DNA polymerase III subunit yields the protein MLFADIPGLNDLKEQLIKGVKSGKIAHAQLFWGKSGAPNLPLALAYANYLNCENPGETDACGTCNSCHKNAKFIHPDFQFSFPTAANDSIKGDDAKLSNNFLKHWRSFLLKDPFASALDWIDHIGSGNRQLNIAKDESKNIIRNLSLKAFEGKYKIMLIWLPEYLHPSAANALLKIIEEPSDKTIFLLVSNDREKLIGTITSRTQAVHIPNYSDPELKDILVSKYGVEESHAKQLAHISQGDLHKAVQLVDDVSDDAQQEFEQWMRECWANDYTKLVKRSEDFHKWGKMNQQQWLIHAENILRESLVALMQSTELMRVPDEHEQFVLKFSKTLSLEKIIQMTEILNKAIYYLERNASAKMTLLNVSLKIASILRSN from the coding sequence ATGCTTTTTGCCGATATACCAGGATTAAATGATTTAAAGGAGCAACTTATCAAAGGTGTGAAGTCTGGAAAGATTGCTCATGCTCAATTATTCTGGGGTAAATCGGGTGCTCCTAATTTACCTTTGGCATTAGCTTATGCTAATTATCTCAACTGCGAAAATCCTGGTGAAACAGATGCATGCGGCACTTGTAATTCGTGCCATAAAAATGCAAAATTCATTCACCCGGATTTTCAATTTTCTTTTCCCACTGCAGCAAATGATAGCATAAAAGGTGATGATGCTAAGCTAAGCAATAACTTTTTGAAACATTGGCGATCATTTCTTTTAAAAGATCCGTTTGCTTCAGCATTAGACTGGATAGACCACATTGGATCAGGTAATCGTCAGCTTAATATTGCAAAAGACGAAAGTAAGAATATCATCCGAAACCTTTCACTAAAAGCATTTGAGGGGAAGTATAAAATTATGCTGATTTGGCTACCAGAATATCTACACCCTTCTGCCGCCAATGCCCTGCTTAAAATTATTGAAGAGCCTTCCGATAAAACCATCTTTTTACTAGTCTCTAATGATAGAGAAAAATTAATTGGAACAATTACTTCAAGGACTCAGGCAGTACATATTCCAAATTATTCCGATCCTGAATTAAAGGATATATTGGTTTCTAAATATGGAGTGGAAGAATCTCATGCCAAACAATTAGCTCATATATCACAGGGCGATCTTCACAAAGCAGTCCAGCTCGTTGATGATGTTTCTGACGATGCTCAGCAGGAGTTCGAACAATGGATGCGCGAATGCTGGGCTAATGACTACACCAAGTTGGTTAAACGCTCTGAAGACTTTCATAAATGGGGTAAAATGAACCAGCAGCAATGGTTGATTCATGCTGAAAATATCTTAAGAGAATCATTAGTAGCTTTGATGCAAAGCACTGAATTAATGCGGGTTCCTGATGAACACGAGCAATTCGTTTTGAAATTCAGTAAGACATTAAGTCTAGAGAAAATTATTCAAATGACTGAAATACTAAACAAGGCCATCTATTACTTAGAAAGAAATGCAAGTGCTAAAATGACCTTATTGAATGTTTCATTAAAAATTGCTTCCATTCTAAGAAGTAATTAA
- a CDS encoding alkaline phosphatase D family protein, with protein sequence MRNYLLVAFCVLILSNSIKAQDQTFEIQSKDELVLTFGSCNRENLPQPLWSSISAHNSDLFMFLGDNIYGDTDNMKVLQKKYNRQKQNEGYTKLRQETPVIGVWDDHDYGKNDAGKEYEFKEESQQLFLDFFDVPKDDPRRKREGVYSSHDINWNSKTIRVILLDARYFRDSLERINRVYQKNETGTVLGEEQWNWLENQLSDDAVSLYIIASGIQMIPEDHDYEKWANFPKERQRLLDLIQEKQPKGVVLLSGDRHIGEISRIDLEGLDYPLVEITSSGLTHVWEDAEEDNRYRLGELVTKLNYGLIKINETNNGLGVDLEIRGNDQELIHFASINF encoded by the coding sequence ATGAGAAATTATCTTTTAGTTGCATTTTGTGTTTTGATTTTATCAAACTCAATAAAGGCCCAAGATCAAACATTCGAAATTCAATCGAAAGATGAATTGGTTTTAACCTTTGGTTCATGTAATAGAGAAAATCTTCCTCAACCATTATGGTCTTCGATCAGTGCCCATAATTCAGATTTGTTTATGTTTTTAGGCGATAATATTTATGGTGATACTGACAATATGAAGGTGTTGCAGAAAAAATATAATCGCCAAAAACAAAATGAAGGGTATACTAAGCTTAGACAGGAAACACCGGTTATTGGAGTATGGGATGATCATGATTACGGTAAGAATGATGCAGGAAAAGAATATGAATTCAAAGAAGAAAGCCAGCAGTTATTTTTAGATTTTTTTGATGTTCCAAAAGATGATCCTAGAAGAAAGAGAGAAGGAGTCTATTCTTCTCATGATATAAATTGGAATTCTAAAACTATTAGAGTCATTTTGCTGGATGCCAGGTATTTTCGAGATAGCTTAGAAAGGATAAACCGTGTTTATCAAAAGAATGAAACAGGAACGGTATTAGGTGAAGAACAGTGGAATTGGCTGGAAAATCAACTCTCTGACGATGCTGTCTCATTGTATATTATAGCAAGTGGTATACAAATGATTCCAGAAGATCATGATTACGAGAAGTGGGCTAATTTCCCTAAAGAAAGGCAAAGACTACTTGATCTAATTCAAGAAAAACAACCTAAAGGAGTTGTTTTACTTAGTGGAGATCGTCATATAGGTGAGATATCAAGAATAGATTTAGAGGGTTTAGATTATCCACTGGTTGAGATTACATCAAGCGGTTTAACGCATGTATGGGAAGATGCTGAGGAAGATAACCGATATAGATTAGGAGAATTAGTTACAAAACTGAACTATGGCCTTATTAAAATTAATGAAACGAATAATGGCTTAGGAGTTGATCTAGAAATTAGAGGAAATGATCAAGAGTTGATACACTTCGCTAGCATTAACTTTTAG